In Sporosarcina psychrophila, a genomic segment contains:
- a CDS encoding KDGP aldolase — protein MSFKHQVVFNVLAKDLNNALELVEIAGDRVLVGVMVKNFPTEEAAIELVKEFKDNNIRVSVGLGAGDPNMWRKVANVSVATLPDHINQVFPASGYTLGRMEQTTENVPVINSLVEPTGMPGQVYISTGPASSAYREKVSCELVAAMIAELGIPSIKLYPIEGEKGLEELAAMTQAAVKAGIKIIEPTGGITLDNVHVIVQTCLDNGAETVIPHLYTSIIDKETGDTKPSAMKQLIEMTW, from the coding sequence ATGTCATTTAAACATCAAGTCGTTTTTAACGTGCTAGCCAAGGATTTGAATAATGCACTGGAGCTTGTGGAAATTGCGGGTGATCGCGTATTAGTAGGAGTCATGGTCAAGAACTTCCCGACAGAAGAGGCTGCTATCGAGTTAGTAAAAGAATTCAAGGATAATAATATCCGTGTTTCAGTGGGATTAGGTGCGGGTGATCCTAATATGTGGAGAAAAGTTGCGAATGTATCTGTGGCAACTTTACCAGATCATATTAACCAAGTATTCCCGGCATCGGGTTATACGCTTGGAAGAATGGAACAAACTACAGAAAATGTTCCCGTGATCAACTCTTTGGTCGAACCAACTGGCATGCCTGGTCAAGTGTATATTTCCACGGGTCCAGCTAGTTCGGCATACCGGGAGAAGGTATCATGTGAACTTGTGGCAGCTATGATTGCTGAGCTCGGGATTCCTTCTATCAAATTATATCCAATCGAAGGTGAAAAGGGTCTTGAGGAATTAGCAGCAATGACGCAAGCAGCAGTAAAAGCGGGCATTAAAATCATTGAACCAACAGGTGGTATTACGTTAGACAACGTCCATGTAATCGTACAAACATGTCTGGACAATGGTGCAGAAACCGTAATTCCACATTTATACACATCTATAATCGATAAAGAAACTGGCGATACCAAACCTTCTGCGATGAAGCAATTGATTGAGATGACTTGGTGA
- a CDS encoding DgaE family pyridoxal phosphate-dependent ammonia lyase: protein MSVFKRLGLKQVINASGKMTALGASAVSEEVAQTLKEASQDYVDIDEIMELTGTVIAEVTGAEDGCPTSGAAAGIAISTAAVIAGKNLTHIERLPNSDGLKNQVIVQKGQQIHFGASIAQMISLGGGQVVEVGQANKVEAQHIEEAINENTAALMYIKSHHAIQKGMQPIETMIEIAKKHHIPFIIDAAAEEDFKLYIAMGADIVIYSGGKALEGPTSGFICGRKELMEACRKQYKGIGRPMKIGKEGMAGLIVALKQYADKATDVEGQLSRMKKLCNDLNGVSGLTCSVKQDEAGRDIYRATIEVDSKEAGMDAEDLLHALESGNPAIFLRHHYVNIGILSVDPRPLLKGQEDIIVKTIKLVLAQGVE from the coding sequence ATGAGTGTTTTTAAGCGATTAGGATTAAAACAAGTTATTAATGCAAGCGGAAAAATGACAGCTCTTGGTGCATCAGCCGTAAGTGAGGAAGTTGCGCAAACACTTAAAGAAGCCTCTCAAGATTATGTAGACATTGATGAAATCATGGAGCTTACAGGGACTGTTATTGCTGAAGTAACAGGTGCTGAGGATGGCTGTCCAACGAGCGGTGCAGCGGCTGGGATTGCGATTAGTACTGCAGCCGTTATCGCGGGTAAAAATTTGACACATATTGAAAGACTACCAAATTCAGATGGGTTGAAAAACCAAGTCATCGTTCAAAAAGGACAGCAAATTCATTTTGGGGCCAGCATTGCACAAATGATCAGTTTGGGCGGCGGGCAGGTGGTTGAAGTCGGTCAAGCAAACAAAGTGGAAGCACAGCATATTGAGGAAGCAATCAATGAAAATACTGCTGCACTGATGTACATTAAATCTCATCATGCTATTCAAAAAGGGATGCAACCAATTGAAACTATGATAGAAATTGCGAAGAAGCATCACATTCCATTTATTATCGATGCTGCAGCTGAAGAGGATTTCAAACTATATATTGCGATGGGTGCAGACATCGTGATATATAGTGGTGGTAAAGCATTGGAAGGGCCAACATCAGGATTCATTTGTGGTAGAAAAGAATTAATGGAAGCATGCCGGAAGCAATATAAAGGAATTGGTCGTCCGATGAAAATTGGAAAAGAAGGAATGGCCGGTTTGATCGTAGCACTTAAGCAATATGCCGATAAAGCTACAGATGTAGAGGGGCAGCTTAGTAGAATGAAGAAACTCTGTAATGATTTAAATGGTGTTTCAGGATTGACATGCTCAGTCAAACAGGATGAAGCAGGAAGGGATATTTACCGTGCAACTATTGAAGTGGATAGTAAAGAAGCGGGCATGGATGCAGAGGATTTGCTACACGCACTCGAGTCTGGAAATCCGGCTATTTTTTTACGCCATCATTATGTGAACATCGGAATATTATCTGTCGATCCAAGACCCTTGCTTAAAGGGCAAGAAGATATCATAGTAAAAACAATCAAACTAGTTCTAGCTCAAGGAGTGGAATAA
- a CDS encoding DUF4310 family protein, translated as MKSFWYADWSFPIFVALLSSGVFAGTHMYYVYKIGAFNDVAIVAMLEVGMQGGGYGVAAAFGASFLFARILEGSLVGILDIGGAIQTGLGIGVPALLLASGITAPIENFGLALLTGAILGLAIGYVVIMVRKLTVGQSNSTFGADVMMGAGNASGRFLGPLIIISAASASIPIGVGAVVGAAIFYAGKKPIVGGAILGAMLLGAFFPIPLD; from the coding sequence ATGAAAAGTTTTTGGTATGCCGATTGGTCATTTCCGATTTTTGTAGCCCTATTGTCATCCGGAGTATTTGCGGGCACCCATATGTACTACGTTTATAAAATTGGGGCGTTTAATGATGTTGCGATTGTTGCGATGCTTGAAGTAGGAATGCAAGGTGGGGGCTATGGTGTAGCGGCAGCATTTGGGGCAAGTTTTCTATTTGCGCGCATTTTGGAGGGTTCGCTTGTTGGGATTTTAGATATAGGTGGTGCAATTCAAACGGGACTTGGAATTGGTGTACCTGCATTACTTCTGGCTTCCGGAATTACCGCACCAATTGAAAATTTTGGGTTAGCTTTGCTTACTGGCGCTATTTTAGGGCTTGCAATCGGGTATGTTGTCATTATGGTTCGTAAACTTACAGTAGGGCAATCTAACTCCACTTTTGGAGCAGATGTCATGATGGGAGCGGGGAATGCTTCAGGAAGATTCTTAGGACCATTGATTATCATTTCCGCTGCATCTGCATCTATTCCAATTGGTGTTGGTGCCGTTGTTGGAGCAGCAATTTTTTACGCGGGAAAGAAGCCTATTGTAGGCGGAGCAATTTTAGGAGCAATGCTTTTAGGGGCATTTTTCCCAATACCATTAGACTGA
- a CDS encoding DUF4311 domain-containing protein: MELLTIIFKSIIIGGFVGFGVGAGAARMFHAPKSQGMGAFRTLGELNACAGDAASHFSFGLGFFFNAWASSVGAGAFTQDVDHRIIPNWAAAVLMRKGKRPEDTLHNPKKMAIAGAIIGVLVVTFLNSTASAIPESLQAIALKVLVPAANLLINPVMPVIFWLAALDSGKRSGIWGTIFGGAAHMVMGNAVPGVVLGILIGKGVDDGGWNKVTKTLMVSVILLFIFSGFFRGFDIQFLQGFNLEAPEWLINLHKLIGYEVK, encoded by the coding sequence ATGGAATTACTTACGATTATTTTTAAGTCTATCATCATTGGAGGATTTGTAGGTTTCGGCGTAGGCGCCGGTGCGGCTCGGATGTTTCACGCTCCCAAATCACAAGGAATGGGCGCATTTCGAACGTTGGGAGAGTTAAATGCTTGTGCAGGGGACGCAGCATCACACTTTTCATTCGGTTTAGGATTCTTCTTTAATGCATGGGCATCTTCTGTAGGCGCTGGTGCATTCACGCAAGACGTCGACCATCGGATTATTCCAAACTGGGCGGCAGCTGTGTTAATGAGAAAAGGAAAACGTCCAGAGGATACACTGCATAATCCAAAGAAAATGGCAATTGCGGGAGCAATTATCGGGGTACTTGTTGTAACATTCTTGAATTCGACGGCCTCTGCAATTCCAGAGTCATTGCAAGCAATTGCGTTAAAAGTATTGGTTCCAGCAGCAAATTTGCTCATCAATCCTGTCATGCCGGTTATCTTCTGGTTGGCAGCTTTGGATTCTGGTAAGCGATCAGGAATCTGGGGAACGATTTTCGGCGGAGCTGCACATATGGTCATGGGAAATGCCGTGCCTGGTGTCGTGCTGGGAATTTTAATCGGAAAAGGCGTAGATGACGGTGGTTGGAATAAAGTTACAAAGACACTTATGGTTTCTGTAATTTTATTGTTTATATTTAGTGGGTTTTTCCGTGGATTCGATATTCAGTTCCTTCAAGGATTTAATCTTGAAGCTCCTGAATGGTTAATCAATCTACACAAACTAATTGGATATGAGGTGAAGTAA
- a CDS encoding DUF4312 family protein, with protein sequence MKKIIETKVRIEGKGDSKERALNTALGNIQKKVMKDYKGNMIIRIEPVNVDVVEAMETSYIERFLFVFAPRKRSKYRVVLDVDVELFLLDVEEIRFETVEQGNSLKGQIMGNNFLK encoded by the coding sequence ATGAAAAAAATTATTGAAACAAAGGTCCGTATTGAGGGCAAAGGGGATTCGAAAGAAAGGGCACTGAATACGGCACTAGGGAATATTCAGAAAAAAGTAATGAAAGACTATAAGGGAAATATGATTATTCGGATTGAGCCTGTAAATGTTGATGTAGTAGAAGCGATGGAAACGTCGTATATTGAGCGCTTTTTATTCGTTTTTGCACCACGCAAAAGAAGTAAATACAGGGTTGTGCTAGATGTAGATGTGGAATTATTCCTGTTGGATGTAGAAGAAATTCGATTTGAAACAGTTGAACAAGGAAACAGTTTGAAGGGTCAAATCATGGGTAATAATTTCTTGAAATAA
- a CDS encoding SFCGS family glycine-rich protein, whose amino-acid sequence MSEIIVVIGDRLGKGQNVGKGVEAAGGKAIVISGMAADMKLGDMMNEVKADMGISFCGSGGAGAITAQSKYGYSARYGMRSVEEGLTALREGKTVLGFGFNDSEELGRRLTEEFIKLRS is encoded by the coding sequence ATGAGTGAAATTATTGTTGTGATTGGCGATCGTTTAGGAAAAGGGCAAAATGTAGGAAAAGGCGTGGAGGCTGCAGGGGGCAAGGCAATCGTTATTAGTGGAATGGCTGCCGATATGAAACTGGGCGATATGATGAATGAAGTGAAGGCGGATATGGGTATCTCTTTTTGTGGTAGTGGGGGAGCAGGGGCTATTACGGCGCAGTCAAAATATGGATATTCAGCACGCTATGGCATGCGTTCCGTTGAAGAAGGACTAACAGCATTAAGAGAGGGAAAGACAGTTCTTGGTTTTGGCTTTAATGATTCGGAAGAATTGGGAAGAAGACTTACAGAAGAATTCATAAAACTAAGGAGCTGA
- a CDS encoding PRD domain-containing protein yields the protein MMNQQIPKEREIINKSGNSELCIEVLTYSKKVLTTKKIIMTETQWLSFVSHISGMVYRSINMEAIPALEKEIFSEVTQDSIGMASDICKQLSNLHDDEKYLLSIHFESAKLN from the coding sequence ATGATGAATCAACAAATTCCAAAAGAGCGCGAGATAATCAATAAAAGTGGGAATTCAGAATTATGTATAGAAGTATTAACTTATTCAAAAAAAGTTTTAACGACTAAAAAAATTATTATGACAGAAACGCAGTGGCTTTCATTTGTTTCACACATTTCCGGTATGGTTTATCGCTCAATAAATATGGAAGCGATTCCAGCGCTTGAAAAAGAAATATTTAGTGAGGTTACACAAGATTCCATTGGAATGGCAAGTGACATTTGCAAACAACTTAGCAATTTGCATGATGATGAAAAGTATCTTTTATCAATCCACTTTGAATCTGCAAAATTAAATTGA
- a CDS encoding amidohydrolase/deacetylase family metallohydrolase, with translation MPEEIIIKNGYLIDPQQDTIEIKEIAVRNGLLVEPQHNSSANVTYINAEGCYVSPGFIDMHVHIFTGHTELGIDADLVGIEQGVTTVVDAGSAGYSDYAAFKEKVVEPSQTKVLSFLNIARKGLTSGLAELANMEDLMSIEEAEEIFKKEPSIVGLKARMSGSVVKNSGIKPLQHARMLADRLSVPIMVHIGNPPPNLQDIFPLLSKGDIVTHAFHGKKHGIMNAEGELIPEALDALKRGVLFDVGHGTSSFSYETMMKFREQYDDSFTTSTDIYIKNYQSPVCSLMTTMTKLLELGIPLIEVVKSVTLGAANALGASDIGTLALGTKADITIFKIIKQRTILIDSEGVELEAKQILKPYMVLRNGKVVYHDESTNSKRARDNQ, from the coding sequence GTGCCAGAAGAAATCATCATAAAAAATGGTTATCTCATTGATCCGCAACAAGACACGATCGAAATAAAGGAAATTGCAGTACGAAATGGATTACTCGTGGAGCCACAACATAATAGTTCTGCAAATGTAACATATATCAATGCAGAAGGATGCTATGTTTCACCAGGCTTCATCGATATGCATGTTCATATCTTTACTGGACACACCGAACTTGGGATCGATGCTGATCTAGTGGGCATTGAGCAAGGCGTTACAACAGTAGTCGATGCAGGTAGTGCCGGATATTCAGATTATGCGGCTTTTAAGGAGAAGGTGGTTGAACCGAGTCAAACGAAGGTTCTTTCATTCCTTAATATTGCGAGAAAGGGCTTAACTAGCGGTCTTGCTGAACTTGCAAATATGGAAGATTTAATGAGTATAGAAGAAGCAGAAGAAATTTTTAAAAAGGAACCAAGCATTGTTGGATTGAAGGCAAGAATGAGTGGGAGTGTTGTTAAAAATAGTGGAATTAAACCTCTTCAACATGCGCGTATGCTAGCGGACCGTTTAAGTGTTCCAATCATGGTCCACATTGGGAACCCACCTCCCAATTTACAAGACATTTTCCCTCTCTTAAGTAAAGGAGACATCGTGACACATGCATTTCATGGAAAAAAACATGGGATTATGAATGCAGAAGGTGAACTAATTCCAGAAGCGTTGGATGCTTTAAAGAGGGGCGTATTATTCGATGTCGGACATGGTACCTCTAGCTTTAGCTATGAAACTATGATGAAATTCAGAGAGCAATATGACGATTCGTTTACGACCAGTACCGATATATATATTAAAAACTATCAAAGCCCTGTTTGTAGCTTGATGACTACGATGACCAAGCTATTGGAACTTGGAATCCCTTTAATTGAAGTAGTGAAGTCGGTCACATTGGGAGCAGCAAATGCACTTGGGGCAAGTGATATAGGTACGCTAGCACTAGGAACCAAAGCCGATATTACGATTTTCAAGATTATTAAACAACGAACGATCTTAATAGATTCAGAGGGAGTAGAACTAGAAGCAAAGCAAATACTTAAACCATATATGGTATTGAGAAATGGGAAGGTAGTGTACCATGATGAATCAACAAATTCCAAAAGAGCGCGAGATAATCAATAA
- a CDS encoding BglG family transcription antiterminator translates to MLNIRAFRLLVKLLETSGSVYLKDLSEEFNVSTRMIKYDLEDVKGWLNTREIELFSQSNKGIWIDCSEEKRLAIIHTLPEIERNDVYLNQEARVGKMILYMLVNTDYITASTFSERLDVSRNTSLNDIKQIDELLQPWKIELERKHGTGYKLIGDELSLRLLFEHLIHADLTNNEIYKIMSGVTCRDLLIEGPMLFADILPLYKVVEKQMARLFASQPKHVLHESDVLRILFRMTISITRMNAGFTMKDYRIIKKADYPNLTVQLMKKVYEQMQYPLFEEEYRYITGDRDNALNQIDIVKVTKEIIQYVSDIQGIHYHKDPKLYNNLFAHLSLRFQKGEINFTEINPFTKELKKNYSVLFSTIRKACQIYLAPLKISVPDSFVSLIVLHFIVSFEKKFNQKGKIRTLYVCSTGRGVARLIKNRVEREIYDIEIVKNCSIMEVDEICIQQKVDFIISVFPIETDLPLVIVDPLPSKRDIETIKRKVQELLRYKNFQFNNLLESTEETIGSQDTEFISQEIILKGFEINQEIQLAFTDEIGATKKQALMLHIFLMVHRYYFDKQYDNYSSSSNHAYDNEDIQKIKEILDVHELQTHKAEIIAILHYLK, encoded by the coding sequence TTGCTTAACATAAGAGCGTTTCGGTTATTGGTGAAGCTTCTAGAAACTAGTGGTTCTGTCTATCTAAAGGATTTGTCAGAAGAATTTAATGTGAGTACACGAATGATTAAATATGACCTAGAAGATGTGAAAGGTTGGCTCAATACCCGGGAGATAGAGTTATTTTCACAGTCAAATAAAGGGATTTGGATTGATTGTAGTGAGGAAAAACGATTGGCCATCATCCATACCCTGCCGGAAATTGAGAGAAATGATGTCTATCTGAATCAGGAGGCTAGAGTAGGAAAAATGATTTTATATATGCTGGTGAACACTGACTACATAACTGCATCTACTTTTTCCGAGCGGCTTGATGTAAGTAGAAATACATCTTTGAATGATATTAAACAAATAGATGAATTGCTCCAACCTTGGAAAATAGAATTAGAAAGAAAGCACGGAACGGGTTATAAATTAATAGGAGACGAACTATCGCTAAGGTTGCTGTTTGAGCATTTGATCCATGCTGATTTGACAAATAATGAAATCTATAAAATTATGAGTGGCGTAACCTGTCGAGATTTATTAATTGAAGGACCTATGCTATTTGCCGACATACTTCCTTTGTATAAAGTCGTTGAGAAGCAGATGGCTCGGTTATTTGCTTCTCAACCTAAACACGTACTTCATGAATCAGATGTACTAAGGATTTTGTTTAGAATGACAATCTCGATTACTCGAATGAACGCGGGATTTACGATGAAAGACTATCGGATTATAAAGAAAGCTGATTATCCTAATTTAACGGTTCAGCTAATGAAGAAGGTGTATGAACAAATGCAGTATCCTTTGTTTGAAGAGGAATACCGCTATATTACAGGAGATAGGGATAACGCGCTCAATCAAATCGACATCGTCAAGGTCACAAAAGAAATAATCCAATATGTCAGTGATATACAAGGGATTCATTATCATAAGGATCCAAAACTATATAATAATCTTTTTGCTCACCTTTCTCTACGTTTTCAAAAAGGGGAAATCAATTTCACAGAAATTAATCCATTCACCAAAGAATTAAAGAAAAACTATTCAGTTCTATTCTCAACTATCAGAAAAGCGTGTCAAATATACCTTGCGCCTCTAAAAATTTCAGTGCCGGATTCGTTTGTATCGCTAATCGTGCTCCATTTCATTGTCTCTTTTGAAAAGAAGTTTAATCAAAAAGGTAAAATTCGTACTTTATATGTTTGTTCTACTGGAAGAGGAGTGGCGCGTCTTATTAAAAATCGAGTCGAAAGAGAAATTTATGATATTGAAATCGTTAAAAATTGTTCGATTATGGAAGTGGATGAAATTTGCATCCAGCAAAAAGTCGATTTCATTATTAGTGTCTTTCCAATTGAAACAGATCTTCCATTAGTAATTGTGGACCCGCTGCCAAGTAAAAGGGATATCGAAACCATCAAACGTAAGGTGCAGGAGTTACTGCGTTATAAAAACTTTCAATTTAATAACTTGTTGGAAAGTACCGAGGAAACAATCGGTAGTCAAGATACTGAATTCATCAGTCAAGAAATTATCTTAAAGGGTTTTGAGATTAATCAAGAAATCCAGTTAGCTTTTACGGATGAAATAGGAGCTACCAAGAAGCAGGCACTCATGCTGCATATTTTTTTAATGGTCCATCGCTATTATTTCGATAAACAATACGACAATTATTCAAGTTCTAGCAATCATGCTTATGACAACGAGGATATTCAAAAGATCAAAGAAATTTTAGATGTGCATGAGTTGCAAACACACAAAGCTGAAATCATTGCAATCCTGCATTATTTAAAATAG
- the pyrE gene encoding orotate phosphoribosyltransferase, with the protein MVKKEVAEILLHVGAVELSPEEPFTWASGIESPIYCDNRLTMSDPVGRKKIAEGLAGFIRENYPETTVIAGTATAGIPHAAWVADILGLPMVYIRSKAKEHGRSRQIEGKILDTDKAVIIEDLISTGGSSLNAAEALRSEGIDVTGIVSIFTYELQSADETFASAGLTYKSLTDFGALAEVAQEKGAINEESMASLLEWHGKLKAGLLK; encoded by the coding sequence ATGGTGAAAAAAGAAGTTGCTGAAATCCTGTTACATGTTGGTGCAGTTGAATTAAGTCCTGAAGAACCGTTTACATGGGCATCAGGCATTGAGTCCCCTATCTACTGCGATAACCGATTGACGATGTCAGATCCGGTTGGACGGAAAAAAATTGCGGAAGGCCTAGCAGGATTCATTCGTGAAAATTATCCTGAAACAACGGTCATAGCTGGTACGGCTACAGCTGGAATCCCTCACGCGGCTTGGGTTGCGGACATTCTTGGATTACCGATGGTGTATATCCGTTCGAAAGCGAAAGAACATGGCCGAAGCCGTCAAATCGAGGGGAAAATACTTGATACTGATAAAGCGGTTATTATCGAAGATTTAATCTCAACGGGCGGTAGTAGCTTAAATGCGGCAGAAGCACTGCGTTCTGAAGGAATTGACGTGACTGGTATTGTTTCTATCTTTACATATGAACTGCAAAGTGCAGATGAAACATTCGCATCTGCAGGACTGACTTACAAAAGCCTGACTGATTTTGGTGCACTTGCTGAAGTCGCGCAAGAAAAAGGGGCCATCAATGAAGAGTCGATGGCTAGTTTACTTGAGTGGCACGGGAAATTGAAGGCTGGTTTGTTGAAATAA
- the pyrF gene encoding orotidine-5'-phosphate decarboxylase, which produces MKTSPIIALDFDSAEKIFDFLRAFDGDVNVKVGMQLYYKAGPAIVARLKEQGYDVFLDLKLHDIPNTVKSAMEVLAGFGVDLVNVHAAGGKTMMEAALEGLDKGTPTGLSRPSLIGVTQLTSTDERQVREEQLIGVGLQESVLHYAKLTKEAGLDGVVCSVHEATAIADVCGKPFFKVTPGIRLADGGAHDQKRIATPEEARLAGSTHIVVGRAITGATDPRAAYEHIHARWKGTE; this is translated from the coding sequence ATGAAAACATCCCCGATTATAGCACTCGATTTTGATTCAGCTGAAAAGATATTCGACTTCCTGCGTGCTTTTGATGGAGACGTCAATGTCAAAGTGGGCATGCAACTTTATTATAAAGCAGGGCCCGCGATTGTGGCTCGGTTAAAAGAACAAGGTTATGATGTATTCCTAGATTTGAAATTGCATGATATTCCAAACACAGTGAAATCTGCGATGGAAGTGCTTGCGGGATTCGGTGTTGACCTTGTGAATGTTCATGCAGCTGGAGGAAAGACAATGATGGAGGCGGCTCTTGAAGGATTGGATAAAGGGACACCAACCGGATTATCACGGCCGTCACTCATCGGTGTTACACAACTGACGTCTACAGACGAGCGTCAAGTTCGTGAAGAGCAGTTGATCGGTGTTGGGCTACAAGAATCTGTCCTTCATTATGCTAAGCTGACGAAAGAAGCGGGTCTTGATGGTGTCGTTTGTTCTGTCCATGAAGCAACTGCGATCGCAGATGTTTGCGGAAAACCCTTCTTCAAAGTGACACCTGGTATACGCCTTGCAGATGGCGGAGCACATGATCAGAAACGGATTGCAACACCTGAAGAAGCGCGTCTAGCAGGTTCGACACATATCGTAGTCGGGCGAGCAATTACGGGGGCAACGGATCCGCGAGCAGCGTACGAACACATTCATGCACGTTGGAAGGGGACGGAATAA
- a CDS encoding dihydroorotate dehydrogenase, protein MNRLSIELPGLSLKNPIMPASGCFGFGKEYGQLYDLSLLGAIMIKATTLETRLGNPTPRVAETASGMLNAIGLQNPGLKGVLEGELPWLEQFDVPIIANVAGTETADYVEVAKAVSQAPNVKALELNISCPNVKAGGITFGTDPEIAKELTRAVKEVSSVPVYVKLSPNVTDIVAIAQAVEAGGADGITMINTLIGMRLDQKTGRPVIANGTGGLSGPAVKPVAIRMVYEVSKAVNIPIIGMGGVTETADIIDFISAGASAVAVGTANFVNPFICPQIIEQLPAKLDELGIHHISELIGRSHRL, encoded by the coding sequence ATGAATAGACTATCGATTGAATTACCAGGTTTATCATTAAAGAACCCAATTATGCCTGCGTCCGGTTGTTTCGGATTCGGTAAAGAATATGGCCAACTGTATGATTTGTCACTGCTTGGCGCCATTATGATCAAAGCCACAACACTTGAAACGAGGCTCGGCAATCCGACACCGCGTGTTGCAGAAACGGCATCCGGTATGCTAAATGCAATCGGCCTGCAAAATCCGGGTCTAAAAGGCGTATTGGAAGGCGAGTTGCCTTGGCTTGAACAATTTGATGTGCCAATTATTGCAAACGTTGCCGGTACAGAAACAGCTGACTACGTGGAAGTGGCGAAAGCCGTATCTCAAGCACCAAATGTTAAAGCACTTGAGCTGAATATTTCTTGTCCGAACGTCAAAGCGGGAGGCATTACTTTTGGAACAGATCCTGAAATCGCCAAAGAGCTGACGAGAGCGGTAAAAGAAGTGTCTTCAGTTCCGGTGTATGTCAAACTATCTCCAAATGTCACTGACATCGTGGCAATTGCACAGGCGGTTGAAGCAGGCGGAGCAGATGGCATAACGATGATCAACACACTGATTGGTATGCGTCTTGATCAGAAAACCGGCCGACCCGTTATTGCAAATGGGACAGGCGGCTTGTCTGGTCCTGCTGTTAAACCAGTTGCGATTCGGATGGTCTATGAAGTAAGTAAAGCGGTCAATATTCCGATTATTGGAATGGGTGGCGTGACAGAAACGGCTGACATTATCGACTTTATATCTGCGGGTGCAAGTGCTGTCGCGGTAGGAACAGCGAACTTCGTCAATCCATTTATTTGTCCGCAAATCATTGAACAATTGCCAGCTAAGTTGGACGAGCTTGGCATTCATCATATTTCTGAACTGATAGGGAGGAGTCATCGTCTATGA
- a CDS encoding dihydroorotate dehydrogenase electron transfer subunit — MIIQDRMTVTSQQQIAHNIFEMKLNGKLVGEITSPGQFVHIRVADSFEPLLRRPISIASIDQEAGEMTIIYRAEGRGTTILSQKRTGDEVDVLGPLGNGFPVEETSQGETAILIGGGIGVPPLYELSKQLTAKGVKCTHVLGFQSKDVVFYEEEFSKLGETHIVTVDGSQGTAGFVTTVMAELGNDFATYYSCGPMPMLEAIEKMYAGKKGFLSFEQRMGCGIGACFACVCKTKEGSEKAYIKVCSDGPVFPAGVVAI; from the coding sequence ATGATCATCCAAGATCGAATGACGGTTACTTCACAACAGCAGATTGCCCACAATATTTTCGAAATGAAGTTAAACGGTAAGTTGGTCGGGGAAATTACTTCCCCAGGCCAGTTTGTCCATATTCGTGTGGCAGACTCGTTTGAACCACTATTAAGACGTCCAATTTCAATCGCTTCGATTGATCAAGAGGCTGGCGAAATGACCATTATTTATCGCGCGGAAGGTCGGGGGACTACCATCCTTTCACAGAAACGTACTGGCGATGAAGTTGATGTACTTGGTCCGCTAGGGAATGGTTTTCCTGTTGAAGAAACGTCGCAGGGAGAAACGGCCATTTTAATTGGCGGAGGAATCGGTGTACCACCATTGTATGAGCTGTCGAAGCAATTGACGGCGAAGGGCGTGAAATGCACGCATGTCTTAGGATTCCAATCAAAGGATGTCGTGTTTTACGAAGAAGAGTTCAGTAAACTCGGTGAAACACATATCGTAACTGTTGACGGTTCACAAGGAACGGCAGGTTTCGTGACTACTGTCATGGCGGAACTTGGCAATGACTTTGCAACGTATTACAGCTGCGGTCCAATGCCTATGCTTGAAGCGATTGAAAAAATGTACGCAGGGAAAAAAGGCTTTCTGTCATTCGAACAACGGATGGGTTGCGGTATTGGCGCTTGTTTCGCATGTGTTTGTAAAACAAAGGAAGGATCGGAAAAAGCCTATATTAAAGTATGCTCAGATGGTCCAGTATTCCCAGCAGGGGTGGTGGCAATATGA